AGCTCACATTCCTCTGTGTGATTATGAAAATGTCAGATTTTGTGTATTTAAGGGTGCATAAATGAGTGATGTAGTCATCTGGGCTGATATCGTATATCAGTCCAGGACTGATGGCTTTTGCTGGATTTACGTGTCCAGCTCCAATAGCGAAAAGCTCTGCAGGTTTATCACCATCCATAATCTGTTTTCCTGAATGGTCAGTTATATATGCAGTTGTCATCAGTGCAGATTTGATTGCAGCCGGTGTCCATTTTGGATGAGCTGAGCGGATCAGAGCAGCAATTCCACCTACGTGAGGACAAGCCATGGAAGTCCCAGACATGACAGTAAAATTCACTCTTCTAGAATCATCTGGAATCCCAGCAGGACCTAAATTTTGAGGCCAAGCCGCGATGATGTTGACCCCAGGAGCAATCATATCAGGTTTGAGAATGGAAGGGTCCATAAAACTTGGACCCCTTGATGAAAACTGAGCAACAGCTGGTGCTCTTGATTTGCCTATCGTAGTTCCTCCAAAAATGAGCTGAGCTCTAGGCTTATTAGTAGAATTTATATATTTCTTCAACTGAACTGATTCTGTGTATCCTATTAAAGTTGCTGGCAGCACATGAGCATCAACAGAATCTTCCTCTTGATTTATCTCTTTATTTGCTAAAATCATAGCAGCACCTCCTGCTTCCTTTACAATCTGACCTTTTTCTGCCCTCCCATTAATACCTCGATCACAAACCACCATTTTTCCTCGAACTTTTGCTCGTGGAAGAGAATCTTTCATGCAGTATTCACCTCCATGTAGATTGTCAGCGTGATAAACGAGCTCAAGCTCTTTCTCAGCACTTGCACTATTCTTCCCTGGGTACATGGATTCCCCATAAAGGATTTTTCCATTTCCGAGACGAACTACAGCAGGGAATCTTCGGTCAAGTGTGCTAGCACCAACGGTGGCAATCCAAGGAGCCTCATTGGCAACTGAATTGGGGACTGGTCCATTGTTTCCAGCTGCACATATGACAGAGATACCATGCTCCATTGCTCGAAAACTACCAATAGCTATACTGTCCTCGTAAAGCGGTATTGGAAAGCCACCTAGGGAAAGCGAAAGTACATCAACTCCATCTCTAATTGCTACATCCATTGCAGCTAGTATATCTGAGCTGTAACAACCACTGAACCAGCAAACTTTGTACACAGCAATGTGCGCACCTGGGGCCATTCCTCGAGCCTCGCCTGCTCCATTCCCAAGCACATTTGCCATAGGAACTGCGGCACCAGCAGCAGTTGATGCAGTGTGTGTCCCATGGCCATGCGAATCACGCACCGATATATATTCCACAACAATATCAGGTGATGAAGTTAGTGATGCCACACGATGGCCCTTACTAAAGTACCTGGCACCAATTAATTTTCTATTACAGTTCGAAGAATTAAACATCTCTCCTAATTGACATATCCCTTTCCATTTCTTGGGAACCGGAGGCATCCCGTGATCACTAAAGCTCGGACTTTCAGGCCAGACTCCAGTGTCAAGAACACCAATTATCGCGCCTCTGCCATAATTTGAGTCCATCCAAGCACCTTCTTTAGCAGGACTTAGCCCCAAGAACTTGTAGGAGTAAGTCGTGTGAACTTCATGTCGCCTATCGGGTCTTATTGCTATGACATCATGCAGTTTACGTATAGTATCAGCCTCAGACTCTAAAAGCTGAGCTGCAAAACCTTCCATGGCAGAATGGTAAGAGTAGAGAAGGCGTGAAGACGGGGTTTCTTCTGAAGAAATGGTCTTCTCAAGAAATGACAAGTGCCAATGCAGCTTAGAGGCGAAAAGAGAACTGGTTATCCCTTGTGGATGGAGTTGAATTATGTAGGTTTGGAGACCATTACTATGAACAGAAACAATGCAGACAAAAAGAATGGCCAAAAGGGTAGCTTTTTCGGATTCCATCGAAGGATAACTACAGTTATTAGACAAGTGAGTTCTGCTGCATGGTTATGAGCAAGACTTGTGAGGCTATTTGAAGGCAAAAGAAAGTGGAGTTTGGAGGGAATTTAGGAGCTGCTTCAGAGTGAAACTCGTGAAACTTAAGGGCTCTTCATCACGAGTATCTTTTGTTGAACAGAGTGAGAAAGACACACAGGGCATGTCTTACTGAGGAGCTCAAGTGCTGTGCTGCTGCAGCGTTTTCATTCTCACGAGATGTTTTTTGGTTGGATTTAATACCATATGGTCCATCATCAAACACAGCATTGAGGATCTTTATACTAACAACATTGTTTCACAGAGTTGTATTCTACACATAATACTTAAATCTTAGACCTTGGACTACGGTCAATACATACCGCAATATTATTATACTTTATTGATACCCATATTATAAGCCAGAAATATATTTGTACCGCAATGCAATATTATTATACCTTATCGTCGTTATCGATACCTATATTACAGGCCATAAATATAATTGTACTGCATTGCATACTGCAATATATTTATACCTTATCGATACCTATATTACAGGCCATAAATATATCTGTACTGCAGTGCATACTGCAACGGTCTAAAAGAGTCTAAGATTAAGGTAGTATACGTAAAACATTTGCCTTGTTTCGCATATATTTAAATAAATGTTTTTCAAATTACACCGAAATAAAAGGCAAGCGAGCATTATCCATCAAACGTTTTCCGAACAATAATCAGTTTCTTGTCGGAAAAACCTCCGGAAATGTGAGTTTACTCGATCTAAGAGTTTAACtttaatttttaaaacaatttcttgCACCAAGATCAGGAGGCCCATAGTGATGATGGGTGAAATATAAGAAAAATGGAGGAAATAGTAGACTAATTCAGTGTATTGTCACGCCTGAGGCAGCAGTGCATTTAAACACACGTACGCTCTTGTCTGGTCAGTGCTCAGTATATCCCACCATATATCTTATGGTAAAATTCAATGCTGCATTCCCCTGTGAGTCTGTGATACTACCACTATTTGTTACTCCGGCCGTAGTCCGTACCTCCTGATTGTTATCGTTTCTGGAAAAGTGTCCGGCACGTATTTTAAGATGAAGAGAAAATATAGTTctttaactttttttaaaaaaattatttttctgaataaaagtttaaacattctatttttattcagaaaaagaaatttttttaaaaaaattatagaactatactttttATTCATGTTAAAATACGTGCCGGACACTCTctcagaaacgataacaattgggagggacggagggagtacatactacatgtgtgtgtgtgtttttgcTTCATTTAATATGCTTGGCCACCATTAGTACATTACATGAGGTGAGAGCTGAGAAATTTAACACTCCCCTCGATTCTACGATTAAACAAACAAACGTAAACCAATAAACCGAACTCTGATATCATGTTAAGTAATCTTGGCACTACTTGTCAGTACAAACaaagaaaatttggatcttggtAAATTGCTACAGGAGTTAGGATTGTTAAGGGTCAAATGTAACCTAATTTGAACGTCAGCACTCAGTAGCCCTACATTTCAACTTCCTCATAAATTTGTGGATAAACTTATAGATAGTACTGGGTAATAAATAGAATATAACTGCAACAACCTTTCATTAGGCCATGAAAACTGCATTGTGAACCAGGGTTCCCTATTTGCAGCACTACGTACATTAGTACACTGAATACTAAAGATCGAAAAGTGTTAACATTAGTACTAATATAAGAAAAATGATATCTACGATTGACTATAACATCATTAGATATTTATATAAATAAGAACCAAAATAAAATTGCATGTGAAGAACTAATGTACATCAGAATTCAGAAACACTTACATACTATTTtcgtaattataaaatttctgGGCAGTTCAAGAAAATACCAGTTATATCAATAAGGGCTCAGAAGTGCTTCTACTGTCAGCTTCTGTAGTGATTTACAAGACAGTGTCGGCTTCACTACAGTCAGCCAGCCTGTTGTCTTAACTTCTATAAATAAGAACCAAAAAATAAGATCGTATATGAAGAAACTATGTCTGTCAGAAACCACAGCTAACGTTTTGTTGCCAATTTTAAGTTCTGTGCGGATAATGAAGAGTACAAGTTTCATTATCAAGTACTAGGAACTGAAAAGTGCTTCTACTGTCAGCTGCTACAATGATTCACCACGAACGTGTCAAGTTAGCCAGCTTATGCATGGATATGAAGCCATCTTCTCCATAAAAGCATTACTTTAGATTCCGACTATGAGTGCTGTCTTTGTTCATTCTTCCAAGAATTTTTAGCTGCCTCAGCTGATGAACCATCAGAAGCAGCATTACCATCTTTATTTGGCTTTGAGAAAAATGGATCCCGTTCATGATAACCCACCTCTTCCCCTTCTTCCAACAAATCATACTTCCAGCTAATCTCCTCAATGAAATTATCATTGGTACGACCCATAATAATGTCTTTCCTCAACTTGGAAACTTTGTTGATAACTGTCTGCACTGCTACATCAAAAGCATCTTCAAGAGTTTCTAATTTAGAGCGAGGATCCGCATATATTAGTCTTGGGATAAGATTTATAACTTCCTCCCTCATCATCATTACCTGTTCAGGTGGGATTTCACTGAGTCTTTGTTCTATGCTGACGTTCTTTGCGCGAATTTCATCCTCAGGTATAAATACTGAGTATCTAGAATAGTTTTTCGGGAGATGCCACGTGTACTGTGTGTATGCAGAACCGGGATGAAAAAACACAGGAATGCAGCCTGCCAACATTGAATCAAAAGCTGATCTCCTTGTGTACGAATCACCTTGAGGTTGTAGGCAGAAAACAGAGTTTTGAAACATTTGCATTATACTGCTTGGAGAATGACATTTGCTCTCCCCAAAATCACATTCCAACAATTTTCCCACCCTGGATCTCTTGCATTCATCAATGAGCTTTCCCCTAATTGATTTTGGGTTGTCCGGTCGAGGCGCTCCAGCGAAACAGAATAACCAATTCCGTTCCAAGTTCCTCATCCTGTCCTGCCATGAGAACACGTCAGCATCCTTTGCTGGATGAAAATAGGTGGGGTATGGGATGCCAAAATCATTAGCATTCCATGGGCTTGATTCTACAACAAGCATAGACATATTTTTCGCAGCAGGTAAGAACAGAAGCTTGTTGCCCCAGTCAGCTTCTTCTTCACTAAGTCTTCTGAAATCCCATGTTATTCTACCAGCAACCAGAAAATGATCCTTTCCACCCATTATCCCCCACTCCGGCCTCTTCATAAGCCAATCAACTAAATCAAGAGATGCAGCATCTCGCACTGATATATTGTACCCCCACAAATACCTGGCAATATCAAAACCTGCATAAAATGGAACAAAAACGGCTGCAGCAATTGAAGAATCATGAGTCAAGCAATCATACTGCTTCATCCGGTTATTAAAGATCACATCAACAGCAAACTGATTTGTAGCATACCATCCTGTATTTGAGAACACCCCTTCAACATTCTCAAGTGGAGGACCAAGACCAGCGTTAGTAGTGAACTTACACATATTCGTCCACAAGCTAAGACTCCTGCACTGCTTAAGCATATCCTCATTAAACCTCGGAGGAAGGTCATGTACATAAATATACCTCCCACCACACCGATCACTCTTGTTCTCAGCAGTCCTCATCGCCCGCATAAATGGAAAATTTTCTCCGCCTCCATTAACATCAAATTTTGCACGATTAACCTGCTCCTTTTGAGCATCAACTAACTGAGGAAATCTTGAACGAGCACCATCAGAAATTTCTTGTTCATGCAGAGTATCATGAGTCCTCTCTTGTTGGGAAGTATCATCAATTGGCCTTTCTTGAGCATCAACTAACTGAGTAACACTTGAACGGGAATCATCCGAAATTTCTTTGTGATAAGGGGTATCATAAGAAATCTCTTGTTTTTCAATTTCATCATTTGTCTTACTAATATCCTTACGTTGAGTACTTAAAGTATTCATATTACTAAAATCGCTAAATTCACGAGGTACATTGATAGGAGGACTTCTATCTAAAACCGAATGCCTAATACCCCTTGTTTCTCTATTACTCGAAACTGCAGAAAATTGATCTAGTTCTACAAAATCATTAACCGAACCACCTCCCAACACAACAAAATGAAAGTACAGCAGAAAAATCCATAAGAAAGCAGCTAATGTAGCTAATAAACAAAGTCGAGACTGTTGATTCTTCGCGGCCCGCTTCTCCATTGGACTCAATTTAAGCAAATCCTGATACCTCCTTCTCATCAGATTCCAACCACCCAACAAATTTTCAAGTAAACTCCCATAAAAGCCATAAAAATTCAATCTTTTTTTACTAATTATAAAAATTCAATCTTGATCACAAAATCAACATCAATTATAACAAAACCCTAAACCCAGATATGAAATCAAACAATATTTCAAGATTCCAACATTAAATTATAAGCAAAGCAATAGAGATGCAGAAATGAACAGATGCAGATTTATACTACTAGTGgtattaataaaaaaatcaagaaaattaaaGTGGAATATAATACTGTAGTTACTTACATGTTTGTGTATATGAATCTTGTTTGGTTTATTACAGAGTTTCTCCGGAGAAGATGATGTAATGAGTTTGAGTGTTTGAGTACAAGGTTGTCTAGCTAAATATACTAGATTTGTTCTTAAATTGTGGGTTTTAATCTTGATTAATtgtaaaagtaattaaatattattttattaatttgtgGGTTTTGTTTATCAAAATTATTGAAAATTAAGTATCAAAAATGCCTTTAACAAGTGAAGAATGACAAGTGGGGAattaatatattaaattaaaattgttttaataaaaataaaacttgttttaattttaatttattttagatATTTTATTAAGTCCATGATAATGATAATAATCGACTTGATCCACCCGTAGCGTGAGTTACAATCATGGTTATAAATATCGGTCGATTTTTCAAACATTACCAATAAATCGctcaaaaatcggtcaaaaaGATTTGTTTGATTTGACTGATTCCCGAAATCGGCGATAAATTATCCATTTTTTAAAAATCGTTAGATAAATCATAAATCGTACCTCAATCGAATAGTTCTACTTTTTAAAATATGTAACCATGATTATGATGATTAAatgtataataattaattaattagtgcGATTCCATTGGCGGTGGGTTCCTTAATCAATGAACTCAATAGATTCGGATTAACTTCACTTAACATTAATTAATGCAAATTTAACCTTCAATTTGTTCTAATTCAAAATTATGAAAAGTTTATGAGAGCATATAGAGATGATCAACAAATGCATTTAGGCCTCTGCTTCACTTGCACTGCCATCAATGCATCGTTGATAATAAATGCGATAAgataaaaaatttaatatttcGGCCCAACCAATTCGGAAAAAATACTTCATTATCATCTAAGAACACATACTTAATAGGCTAATCTATCAATATAAACCAGAGGAGCGCGAAAAACACAAATATCAAACAACATATTAATCCGAGAGTCGAAATGCCAGTTCCGTTTATCGATCCTCGAAAGATTTTACCAGATTTCATAGGTTTCAAGGACAACCAAACACCAGAATCTCCCATATGAACCTCACTACCAACCAATATTGAGTTGCAGACACCCTGAACATTGTTGTTTATATACACATTTATGCCACAACTATCACTGGACTTACCAGAGGCGCTGCGCCTTGCGTTCATCACAGCTCCATTGCTCCTCCCTTCCCAGTTTATGTCTCCGAGCATGCCATGACTTCTTTCTGGGGACATGAGATTAAGTAGTGCTGTCAGATCAATCGCAGTAGGTTTTTCTCGAGTGCCACAGCAATGGCTCTTCATGTCAAGTTCCTGAACATGAAATACTGACTGTGTACTTATTTAGTGAACCAGACATACCTTTCCACAACAACAAGCAACATATTTTTCTCCCAGAATCACTTGCATTGCACTCTTTAGACATTTTTTAGCCTAAAGTGTAAAGACTACAGGCCTAGAGCATGTCTTAGTTCCCATAATACACTTCAGCTAAAAGGAAAAAAGCGAAATCACCTGGGTAGAAGCTTCTACAGAGATGCAAAGGAAGCAAATACACAAACCAAACTAGTTTATACAAGATAGTATTTCAGTCCCTCCAATAATAAGATCCTTTTACAGAATGAAAAAATTTAGGCTAATTTTTGTATAATATCGAATTTGCAAGTTTTGGTAGGCAATATGCATCAACCATGATCTAAAAAGGAATCTTTTTACACTTAAGCCGAGGCATTCAGCAAAATGAGATTGTAAAGGTTTTAGTTCCTGCACATCAATCTGAACTGAAGTGCACAAAACATGCCAGCTAAAATATGGTCTCAGCTCTGAAGGTAATACTACAGGCTATAGATGTTTGCAAGGAGGACTACTAAGTCTATTATCCCTTCATTACTACAATCTCGTAAAAATGTACTAAAAGATAACTGAAGACAAGTTCACAGGATAATAGTCTTCAAATTTAGAGTGAAAAGATAATAATCCTCTCAAAAAAACTTGGCTACAGAGCTTCACATGTAAGAGAGGCTTCAACAAGCCACAACCTATATATAATTAATTGTTTCTGATGCCAATAATCTTCTCATCTTTCAGTATTAAGATTACCTTCAGATTATTTCATAAAAAACATAGAAAGAAGAATACCTTCAGATTACAAATATGACAACGAAAGAAATGCCTAACAAGAAATTTCAGCAGTAAAAAACATTAGACATGCACCACATAGTCGCACAAAATTATCTGCTTTTCCTATATCTCAACTACCAAAATTCCAAATACAGAATTACTACAAAGACCTAATTTATTTCAGTAACATACAAACAAATCGACCCATACTTTCTCCCTCTTTTTCCTATGATCTTCATCCAGCTGGTCAATTATCTACAATGTATGCAGCATAGCACAAAGTCCTTTGTAATAAATAAAAAACCTACACTAACAAACTACAATCCTCTTTTACAATTTAAAATGACGCAGGTAACCATGTGTCGCACACATATTTACTCCTCGTTTGAAATTGGATAAAGTAAATAACGGACTATCTGAAATAGTGCAAGCTAACCAATTTTCCAGATAGTCCTCAGCATTGGGCTCTTATGTTAAAAATCTGGAATTCCACTTGATCTCGTTGAGTACTCAGTGACTAACTTGAAAAACATGGAAGACTTGTCCTCTAGTAGTCGTGCTGGAGTATCAAACTCTGCAACCCGTCCTACAATAACAAAAAAGCCAGTCAGTGAGTAACCCTCTTACCGGTGTATAAGATCACATTTGCAATGTGAAATTTTTATTCATCGCGATGGTCACAGTAAAGTTCTTAAACATAATTTTGCCCGTCCTATATAATGTTTATTAATTTAAGGAAATGCATGTCAGACGAAATGCATGTAAGATATAATATTACACACCATCACTGAGCACTAGAACCAAATCACTGTCAATAACAGTAGGGATACGATGAGCGATAGTACAAACTGTGCTATCACTGAACTCCGTTCTGATAATCTTCTGGATGAGATTATCTGTAGCTGAATCAACTGAGGCTGTTGCTTCATCAAGCACCAGGATTCTAGCCTGCTTGAGCAAGGCTCGACCCAAGGAAACAAGCTGACGCTGCCCTACACTCCAGTTATCTCCGTTTTCAAGAACTGCCAAACATTTGGATACAATGGAACATTTGTGTTAATCACATAATACTAACAAGGAGGTCCGGATCCTACTGGATGAGGTATCAATGCTCTTATAAATCAGTTTCTTGATGAAGGAAACTGATATACAGCAGATGTACCTGGTGATTCAAGCTTTTGCTCTTTAAGCCGAACAATCTCCCCAAGCTGAGATTTATCAAGTGCCTATCACATATTCGAGTAGAACATAGTTACCAGGCAGCATTAGTACACATGGCAATAAAGGTATTAGATGGTGACACACTTTACAAATCAGTTATTTTGACAGATAAATATAATATGTACACCAATTCTAAGGTTATTAAGCATCACAACTTATAGAATTTTTTTTAAGTCTATGAAACCCAGACTAAAATGAAAATTTTGGAAACTGAGGGCAACCTGCCAAATTTCTGAATCTGTATGTTTTTCTAGTGGATCGAGGTTGCCTCTAATGGTCCCTTCAAATAATGTTGGGTCCTGAGGTATAATGCACAGACGGCTGCGAAGATCATGGAGACCAATTCTTGATATATCTATGTTGTCTATAATAATTCTGCCACCTTCTGGTTCAATCATTCGAAAGAGTGCCTGAATCAAAGTTGATTTACCACTTCCAGTACGTCCAACAATTCCAATCTTCATTCTTCCAGGAAATGTGCAACTCACACCATGGAGCACCAGTGGAAGATTCTCCTTGTATCGAACCTATGAAGTATATAATTTTCATCAGTATGGTTTTTCCTCTTTTAGTTAATTATGATTAGCTGTAGTTGATTTCTTTGATAGACACAGTTGTCATCCATCTCTGTTTTATATAAGTTACACATCGTTGCCTGAAGAATATTCTAGAAAAATTCTAACATATATATTAAATAAGCGCAGTGGAGATAAAGTGGAGAAATTAACTGGAAACATTTTGACTCGGCATGAGAAAGCCAACTGATCATAAATACCTTTAAGTCGATCAATTCAATTGTTCCGTCCTCTGGCCACACATGTGGAGGTCGAGAATCCTCAATAACTTGTGGAGCTTCACTGGGGATGTGACAGTACTGATGAATTCTTTCTATGGAAATTATTTTATTTTCGAGCTTGCAAAAGCTGAGAATCCACCGTGATAGACGTGCATTTAGATTGAGGCCATATGTAACAGCAAGGCCTGCCATGCCTAAGAAAGAAGATTGCTCAGAATGTCAAGATAATAGTTATTCTATTAATCTACATATTTGCAGCTAGCAGCTAGTATCGTTATTTAAAATTACTAGGACATcaagagattcctgaactaatcATATAGCATTCCACATTGTTTAAAAAAACAATCAAAAGATGAAAATGgaaattaaaaaaatatgttaCAGTATGGCAGTAACAATGTCAAATGCTGTTAAtgaataaaaataaatctttaattGGGTTACTTGTAAATAGATCAATAAGATTTTAAAGAAGATGGAGGTTAAAATGAGAGAATCACCATACTTGGATCAATAGTCCCTTGTCGGAAGCTCACAAGTAATACCATACAGAAAGCAAATACAAATGTTGATAATAACTCCATCCGCAGACAGAGCCACTCGATCGCTGCAAGGCTGCAAAAGAACGGGCGAGCAAAACAATCAAGAAGATAAAGGTTCCTTTTCATGAATCGCTTTTCTTGCCCAAATCCTCTTATTGTTGCTGCTCCAGAAATCGATTCAGAAAAAAGATGGATGATTGGTGATTTTTGGATGCTAACAATGCGGACCAGTTCTCTTGAAGATGCCATGTAGTATTTCTGCATGATGCAGCATCAACTTTACCTGGTCTTCTCGAATAAAGTAAAAAAGCAGTATGTACAAAGGTGTTTCGTCCAAATCGCTATAGGTAAAAAAAATACTAGCCATATAGTGCTTCTCACCTACACATACCTCTTTATTGTGTCAATATTAGGTACTTAACAAAACACAAACAAGGGTTTCTCTGATATCGAATTAAGTGTAAGCCATGGAGATAAAGGAAGGTTTTACAGCTTTAACCTTTTCAAACAGATTATTTGATGAAATTATTGCATATAAGAGATGTATATCATTTTTCTATATAGAATCATTCCAGCATGTCATAATTAATGTTTCCAAGTTTATATTAATGCATTATACCTGTTTCATCCTGAATCACAACTGCGAGAGTAGTTAAAGTTTGACAATGTTTCTCAAATGAGAACACAGAGTATGATACTGCTGCCTCAAAGGGAAAAGAAGTTGACAGTTTTGCCTCAAAGGGGAAATATATGCACCTTACAATTAAAATAAAGATTTGTAGGGATTTGGGATAATTATAAGTCGTAATCGAGAATAGTAACTCATTGAATAGAATAAATTCCAAGGTCATTGTTTACCTGCATCCACAAACAAGCAATTGCCATTGGAATAACAAGAAGTACAACCTGCCACGTGACTTGTGTCATTACACCGACAATACCAAGAAGCTGGATCGTTGTTGATGCAAAACCACCAAGTCTAAAGGGCATATCAAGGTCAACAACACTTTGATCAACTGATACCTGCCAAATTAAAACCAATCAAATAGAGTAAATTATGCGAGACTGCGTTGTTGATAAGGATTAGGAAAAGAAGAAAATAGACATGAAAAAAGTATAATTTTAGTTTATAACAACCGAACTGCAAGAT
This sequence is a window from Apium graveolens cultivar Ventura chromosome 9, ASM990537v1, whole genome shotgun sequence. Protein-coding genes within it:
- the LOC141683967 gene encoding subtilisin-like protease SBT1.2, with translation MESEKATLLAILFVCIVSVHSNGLQTYIIQLHPQGITSSLFASKLHWHLSFLEKTISSEETPSSRLLYSYHSAMEGFAAQLLESEADTIRKLHDVIAIRPDRRHEVHTTYSYKFLGLSPAKEGAWMDSNYGRGAIIGVLDTGVWPESPSFSDHGMPPVPKKWKGICQLGEMFNSSNCNRKLIGARYFSKGHRVASLTSSPDIVVEYISVRDSHGHGTHTASTAAGAAVPMANVLGNGAGEARGMAPGAHIAVYKVCWFSGCYSSDILAAMDVAIRDGVDVLSLSLGGFPIPLYEDSIAIGSFRAMEHGISVICAAGNNGPVPNSVANEAPWIATVGASTLDRRFPAVVRLGNGKILYGESMYPGKNSASAEKELELVYHADNLHGGEYCMKDSLPRAKVRGKMVVCDRGINGRAEKGQIVKEAGGAAMILANKEINQEEDSVDAHVLPATLIGYTESVQLKKYINSTNKPRAQLIFGGTTIGKSRAPAVAQFSSRGPSFMDPSILKPDMIAPGVNIIAAWPQNLGPAGIPDDSRRVNFTVMSGTSMACPHVGGIAALIRSAHPKWTPAAIKSALMTTAYITDHSGKQIMDGDKPAELFAIGAGHVNPAKAISPGLIYDISPDDYITHLCTLKYTKSDIFIITQRNVSCQDITNKNRDFSLNYPSISVVFKPGMKSKMIKKRLTNVGSPNSTYSLEVKPPNGIKVRIRPQRLTFKHKNQSLSYRIWFISRNRTASERLSYSQGHLSWVNSQDIHQRIRSPISISWSSKAR
- the LOC141684054 gene encoding xyloglucan galactosyltransferase MUR3-like, with product MEKRAAKNQQSRLCLLATLAAFLWIFLLYFHFVVLGGGSVNDFVELDQFSAVSSNRETRGIRHSVLDRSPPINVPREFSDFSNMNTLSTQRKDISKTNDEIEKQEISYDTPYHKEISDDSRSSVTQLVDAQERPIDDTSQQERTHDTLHEQEISDGARSRFPQLVDAQKEQVNRAKFDVNGGGENFPFMRAMRTAENKSDRCGGRYIYVHDLPPRFNEDMLKQCRSLSLWTNMCKFTTNAGLGPPLENVEGVFSNTGWYATNQFAVDVIFNNRMKQYDCLTHDSSIAAAVFVPFYAGFDIARYLWGYNISVRDAASLDLVDWLMKRPEWGIMGGKDHFLVAGRITWDFRRLSEEEADWGNKLLFLPAAKNMSMLVVESSPWNANDFGIPYPTYFHPAKDADVFSWQDRMRNLERNWLFCFAGAPRPDNPKSIRGKLIDECKRSRVGKLLECDFGESKCHSPSSIMQMFQNSVFCLQPQGDSYTRRSAFDSMLAGCIPVFFHPGSAYTQYTWHLPKNYSRYSVFIPEDEIRAKNVSIEQRLSEIPPEQVMMMREEVINLIPRLIYADPRSKLETLEDAFDVAVQTVINKVSKLRKDIIMGRTNDNFIEEISWKYDLLEEGEEVGYHERDPFFSKPNKDGNAASDGSSAEAAKNSWKNEQRQHS